From a single Candidatus Eisenbacteria bacterium genomic region:
- a CDS encoding choice-of-anchor D domain-containing protein: MGSSRRALGPAVFAVLLLLLGAAPPGHTYKGTLGGFDSGGGLLSGGVYRSVASLGSQTSGTSASNAHAAQEGFLAFYGQPMLGADPSALGFGVVALGGSLVRSATVSNYGGVSLLLSDVRLASSGTPGPFAIESGGSDATIAPGGSVVVGVRFTPVSTPLRRDTLLANTNDPAAPLWRLPLSGSGLGSAGPVLTLSVDSLDFGSVPIDSMAVRALTIRNTGGATLDVGPMTTSRSAFEVSTAALTVPPGGAHDLSVWFDPDAAEVYRDTLFVPSNDPAHTAPAVVLLTGRVPAMLAITEPSDKQLFFDAAEDGPAPPEQPIRIRNEGAETLRWEASAPGASWIEIEPDSGSVLPGNSTALDIGARHQGLSAGEYRAAIRLANKERPLAVDSVMILLTVEPFSIQVSWTPAVVEAGGAAEVRAAASLEPDSGRVFYRKSGAGVFESVRMTGGTGGALIATLSGSVFDIRGLESYVMVHAGGRTVVDPKPLVEKPKRIAVRCKHVSSPALAAGQYQMVSIPLAAEGASVADILEDDLGEPSPSSWRLGRWSQEEGRYREHPDDLGAPLDAGFGFWIITREDRKFGTGGLSVFPPDAERHFPIRLAGGAGSVWWIQIGHPFAYPVSWSDCLIRDADRRIHTMERAAIQGLVENAAYSYVYEGNEGRYEHSSVLAPWRGYFVNNLSGGDLELLVPMEEASPAKAIHAPTPLSAREGEWELPVRAAATTRSASILVGERKDARDGWDSFDHYLPPAPDGAAPLLAIRASDRMPAPGDLCADLRAVRPGIALWDLAVRFEGGKETRLSIEAIGALPAGYAALLEDTRTGAVAALERGASYRAVPYPGEELRQMRLAIGPAEELGAEGYELLLPEARFALERPFPNPARDGTTIRFAIPETENIQLQLFNIEGRLVRDLASGSLEAGEHIASWDGKDARGRRAAPGVYFFRLDRMGETRTARVVVFR; the protein is encoded by the coding sequence ATGGGGTCCTCTCGTCGCGCGCTCGGTCCGGCGGTCTTCGCCGTTCTTCTTCTCCTTCTGGGCGCCGCGCCGCCCGGACACACGTACAAGGGAACGCTCGGCGGTTTCGACTCCGGGGGCGGTCTTCTTTCGGGGGGCGTCTACCGATCCGTCGCCTCTCTCGGCTCGCAGACATCCGGAACGAGCGCTTCGAACGCGCACGCCGCGCAGGAGGGCTTTCTTGCCTTCTATGGGCAGCCGATGCTCGGCGCGGACCCGAGCGCGCTCGGCTTCGGGGTCGTCGCCTTGGGCGGATCGCTCGTTCGTTCCGCGACGGTGAGCAACTACGGCGGTGTGTCCCTTCTCCTCTCGGACGTCCGTCTCGCCTCGTCCGGGACGCCCGGGCCCTTCGCGATCGAATCGGGCGGGTCGGACGCGACGATCGCGCCGGGCGGGAGCGTCGTCGTGGGCGTGCGCTTTACCCCCGTCTCGACGCCGCTCCGGCGCGACACGCTTCTCGCGAACACGAACGACCCGGCAGCGCCTCTGTGGCGCCTTCCGCTTTCCGGTTCGGGGCTCGGATCCGCGGGGCCCGTTCTCACGCTCTCAGTCGATTCTCTCGATTTCGGATCGGTGCCGATCGACTCGATGGCGGTCCGGGCTCTCACGATCCGGAACACGGGAGGGGCGACCCTCGATGTCGGCCCGATGACGACGAGCCGCTCCGCGTTCGAGGTAAGCACGGCGGCCCTCACGGTGCCGCCCGGTGGCGCGCACGATCTCAGCGTCTGGTTTGATCCCGACGCGGCCGAGGTCTACCGGGACACGCTCTTCGTTCCGAGCAACGACCCGGCGCACACGGCACCCGCGGTCGTTCTTCTCACGGGGCGCGTCCCGGCGATGCTCGCGATCACCGAGCCCTCGGACAAGCAGCTCTTCTTCGACGCGGCGGAAGACGGACCGGCGCCTCCCGAACAGCCAATCCGCATCCGTAACGAGGGGGCCGAGACGCTTCGCTGGGAAGCCTCTGCGCCGGGCGCCTCTTGGATCGAGATCGAGCCCGACTCGGGGAGCGTTCTTCCCGGGAACTCGACGGCTCTCGACATCGGAGCGCGCCACCAGGGCCTTTCGGCCGGCGAGTACCGCGCGGCGATCCGTCTCGCGAACAAGGAGCGCCCGCTCGCCGTCGACTCGGTCATGATTCTTCTTACGGTTGAACCGTTTTCCATTCAAGTTTCTTGGACTCCGGCGGTCGTCGAGGCGGGCGGGGCGGCGGAGGTTCGCGCGGCGGCGAGCCTCGAGCCCGACTCGGGGCGCGTTTTCTATCGCAAGAGCGGCGCGGGAGTCTTCGAAAGCGTTCGGATGACCGGCGGGACGGGCGGCGCGCTCATCGCGACTCTTTCGGGATCGGTCTTCGACATCCGGGGCCTCGAGAGCTACGTGATGGTGCACGCGGGCGGCCGGACCGTCGTCGACCCGAAGCCGCTCGTGGAAAAGCCGAAGCGCATCGCCGTTCGGTGCAAGCATGTCTCGTCCCCCGCCCTCGCTGCGGGGCAGTACCAGATGGTCTCGATCCCGCTTGCCGCGGAAGGCGCGAGCGTCGCAGACATCCTCGAAGACGATCTCGGGGAGCCGAGCCCCTCCTCCTGGCGTCTCGGAAGATGGTCGCAGGAAGAAGGAAGGTATCGGGAGCATCCGGACGATCTCGGGGCGCCGCTCGACGCGGGCTTTGGCTTCTGGATCATCACGCGGGAAGACAGGAAATTCGGGACAGGCGGTCTTTCCGTTTTCCCTCCCGACGCGGAGCGGCATTTCCCGATTCGTCTCGCCGGAGGGGCCGGAAGCGTCTGGTGGATCCAAATCGGGCATCCGTTCGCCTATCCGGTCTCCTGGTCCGATTGCTTGATCCGCGACGCGGATCGAAGGATCCACACGATGGAGCGCGCGGCGATCCAGGGGCTCGTCGAGAACGCAGCCTATTCTTATGTGTATGAAGGAAATGAAGGGCGCTACGAACACTCCTCGGTCCTCGCGCCGTGGCGCGGGTACTTCGTGAACAACCTCTCTGGCGGCGACCTCGAGCTTCTCGTGCCGATGGAGGAAGCGTCCCCTGCGAAGGCGATTCACGCGCCGACTCCTCTCTCCGCGCGCGAAGGGGAATGGGAGCTTCCCGTGCGCGCCGCCGCGACGACGCGCTCCGCATCGATCCTCGTCGGCGAAAGGAAGGACGCCCGCGACGGATGGGATTCTTTCGACCACTACTTGCCGCCCGCGCCCGACGGAGCGGCGCCCCTTCTCGCGATTCGCGCGTCGGACCGAATGCCGGCCCCGGGCGACCTTTGCGCCGATCTTCGCGCGGTTCGGCCGGGCATCGCCCTGTGGGATCTCGCGGTGCGCTTCGAGGGAGGGAAGGAGACGCGTCTTTCCATCGAGGCGATCGGCGCGCTTCCCGCGGGGTACGCGGCGCTTCTCGAGGACACGAGGACCGGCGCGGTCGCCGCGCTCGAGCGCGGAGCGTCCTACCGCGCCGTTCCGTATCCGGGCGAGGAGCTTCGCCAGATGCGGCTCGCGATCGGCCCCGCCGAGGAGCTCGGCGCGGAAGGATACGAGCTGCTTCTTCCGGAAGCGCGTTTCGCGCTCGAGAGGCCCTTCCCGAACCCGGCAAGGGACGGAACGACGATCCGATTCGCGATTCCCGAAACCGAAAACATCCAGCTTCAACTGTTCAACATCGAAGGGCGGCTCGTTCGCGATCTCGCGAGCGGGAGCCTGGAGGCGGGGGAACACATCGCCTCGTGGGACGGGAAGGACGCCCGAGGGCGCCGGGCGGCGCCGGGCGTCTACTTCTTCCGTCTCGATCGAATGGGAGAAACAAGGACGGCGCGCGTCGTTGTGTTCCGATAG
- a CDS encoding proprotein convertase P-domain-containing protein has translation MRLRNSLMLGVLLALIGASAAAAAVHPIPLAAEESALALVEQTRDEFRFRVEIGELSGLDVETPEGTFTQLLITGFHSSKKVGEPELPMMNRLIEIPYGASPRVEVVSVESRTIRLADFGILHRILPAQPSLSKSEDPANVPFAFNEGSYSVERVAQDLVRTEDLGMLRAVRIGRVEVSPVEYFPERGEIVVHEAIEFRVVFDGADHAEGDALKARLWSPFFEPVYGQVAGYQTRTPHDDHPDLVRDVVTYVIITPAQFEATLQDFVAWKTERGFVTVVGVIGTPEVGTTTTSIQSYIRGLYNNPTPERPAPSFVLFVGDVEQCPTFTMSGDATDRPYCEITGDIAPEIYYGRFSATNTSQLQAILDKTMMYDQFTMPNPAYLGEVVMIAGMDASYGQVWANGQINYGTTHYFNSAHGILSHTHLYPQSGGQAAQIVQEVSNGCSYVNYTAHGSTTSWSDPSFTQANIRGLQNNGEYCLAVGNCCLTSSYQISECFAETWLREANKGAIGYIGGSNSTYWNEDYWWGVGYGTVVQYPVYENFGMGAYDGLFHDHGEPMSNWYVTNDAIIFCGNLAVMQSGSSRITYYWNIYNLMGDPSLSTYLGVPTENAVSHLPILYTTSPSVAVDAAPGSYCGLTQNGAIVGAGTVDESGSLVMDLWDLLTPGTARLVVTMQNKEPYITDIPVIVPATILIDPDTIHAAVETEIVVTVLEADGITPKPGIDVWADGLGYQTTPVATNAAGVCTLTVNYPYGPSLDIIGKDPAETWNLFREPIVVLAGTMTNPNLWVTTEIGLSDTFALNLPGVLHMSVGGHWTTTLFAILPDGTELQTAETTMEITPSTAGAVTGAIAISGFNVYTETFPIIEAYGTLAGHVDAAGSPAVGAVVKGFDMDMAEKWSATANSLGNYTVGEEILVAPYIVTVDFFGYLHYQDTMFVNYGANTYNIDLAAAPSGVLTGIITDEVSEDPLLASVKVYRSDNMSLYTQTVSDSMTGAYTTSSLPYFDYTVVVKAFRHKTLTIGITIDEPLVEKDFVLEPTVGDILVLNDGAKGAYNPPKTEEKAGAMIADGYLSDDCKAAADIVADLEDIGYSVTLEAATASDPGTWPNYDLLILTTGSNVSPITSAALRSNIESYVLAGGHILVEGGEIGYDAASYPAYPTFATNVLHSNDWNHDQSGNVTVSDPTHYVMSVPNAITGTITMSYSGYGDQDAMVPNPDARRVASWSTYPTDASIIVYDTNPAPEGGQIVFFCFNYSTMDAAVRPLLLENAVNWLITPEFGNCSVSGTAILAGQSDHSGIKVSAVPNGGYVYTGPTGAYELTGLFAGTYNIVATKTGWATDAEEVSLTSGQHMTDIDFVLTPTATDDFCESPNLSIPDSNPVGVRDTIHVVSKTATVSDIEVFVDILHTYIGDLIVNLTSPGGTNVVLHNRTGGSADNIYGWYPTQLTPAGNLDDFIGDPMSERWIIHVSDNAGADLGTLRTWCVRITHGIETGVAGDKPGVPKTLALKGNVPNPFNPATTILFDLPEAAPLTLAVYEPSGRKVATLLSGRMEAGSYQVRWMGIDDEGKTVGSGVYFYRLETAGKALTGKMVLVK, from the coding sequence ATGCGTCTCCGTAATAGTCTGATGCTCGGAGTGCTGCTCGCCCTTATCGGCGCGAGCGCGGCCGCCGCGGCCGTTCACCCGATCCCGCTCGCGGCAGAGGAATCTGCGCTGGCTCTTGTCGAGCAGACGCGCGACGAGTTCCGGTTCCGCGTGGAGATCGGCGAGCTCTCCGGTCTCGACGTGGAGACTCCGGAAGGAACCTTCACGCAGCTGCTGATCACCGGATTCCACTCCTCGAAGAAGGTCGGCGAGCCGGAGCTGCCGATGATGAACCGGCTGATCGAGATTCCGTACGGCGCCTCGCCCCGCGTCGAGGTCGTGTCCGTCGAGAGCCGCACGATCCGCCTGGCGGATTTCGGAATCCTGCACCGCATTTTGCCGGCGCAGCCGAGCTTGTCGAAGAGCGAGGACCCCGCGAACGTTCCCTTCGCGTTCAACGAAGGAAGCTACTCCGTCGAGCGCGTGGCCCAGGATCTCGTCCGGACCGAGGATCTCGGCATGCTCCGCGCCGTTCGCATCGGACGGGTCGAGGTCTCGCCGGTCGAGTACTTCCCAGAGCGCGGCGAGATCGTTGTGCACGAGGCGATCGAGTTCCGAGTGGTCTTCGATGGCGCGGACCACGCAGAAGGCGACGCTCTCAAGGCGCGTCTCTGGAGCCCGTTCTTCGAGCCGGTCTATGGACAGGTCGCCGGCTACCAGACGCGCACTCCCCACGACGACCATCCGGATCTCGTTCGCGATGTCGTGACCTACGTCATCATCACGCCCGCGCAGTTCGAGGCGACCCTGCAGGACTTCGTCGCTTGGAAGACCGAGCGCGGCTTCGTGACGGTCGTCGGCGTGATCGGCACGCCTGAGGTCGGGACCACGACGACGTCGATCCAATCGTACATCCGCGGTCTCTATAACAACCCGACCCCCGAGAGGCCCGCTCCGAGTTTCGTTCTCTTCGTCGGCGACGTCGAGCAGTGCCCGACCTTCACGATGAGCGGCGACGCGACCGACCGGCCTTACTGCGAGATCACCGGCGACATCGCGCCCGAGATCTACTACGGACGCTTCTCCGCCACGAACACGTCGCAGCTTCAGGCGATTCTCGACAAGACGATGATGTACGACCAGTTCACCATGCCGAACCCGGCCTATCTCGGCGAGGTCGTGATGATCGCCGGCATGGACGCCTCGTACGGCCAAGTTTGGGCGAACGGCCAGATCAACTACGGAACGACGCACTACTTCAACTCGGCGCACGGCATCCTGAGCCACACGCACCTCTATCCGCAGTCGGGGGGCCAGGCCGCGCAGATCGTCCAGGAAGTATCGAACGGCTGCTCCTACGTGAACTACACCGCGCACGGGAGCACGACCTCCTGGTCCGACCCGTCCTTCACGCAAGCCAACATCCGCGGCCTCCAGAACAACGGCGAGTACTGCTTGGCGGTCGGCAACTGCTGCCTCACGAGCAGCTACCAGATCAGCGAGTGCTTCGCCGAGACGTGGCTCCGCGAGGCGAACAAGGGCGCGATCGGCTACATCGGCGGGAGCAACTCGACCTACTGGAACGAGGACTACTGGTGGGGGGTCGGCTACGGCACCGTCGTGCAGTACCCCGTGTACGAGAACTTCGGCATGGGCGCCTACGACGGCCTCTTCCACGACCACGGCGAGCCGATGAGCAATTGGTACGTGACGAACGACGCGATCATCTTCTGCGGCAACCTCGCCGTCATGCAGTCCGGGTCCTCGCGGATCACGTACTACTGGAACATCTACAACCTGATGGGCGATCCGTCGCTCTCCACGTATCTCGGCGTGCCGACCGAGAACGCCGTCTCTCATCTCCCGATTCTCTACACGACCTCGCCGTCGGTCGCGGTCGACGCGGCTCCCGGTAGCTACTGCGGCCTCACACAGAACGGCGCGATCGTCGGCGCGGGAACCGTGGATGAGAGCGGATCGCTCGTGATGGATCTCTGGGATCTCCTGACGCCCGGCACCGCGCGGCTCGTCGTGACGATGCAGAACAAGGAACCGTACATCACCGATATCCCGGTGATCGTGCCGGCCACGATCCTAATCGATCCGGACACGATCCATGCGGCGGTCGAAACCGAGATCGTCGTCACGGTTCTCGAGGCGGACGGCATCACGCCCAAGCCGGGGATCGACGTTTGGGCGGACGGCCTCGGTTACCAGACGACCCCGGTCGCGACGAACGCCGCGGGTGTCTGCACGCTCACTGTGAACTACCCGTACGGCCCGTCGCTCGACATCATCGGCAAGGATCCCGCGGAAACCTGGAACCTCTTCCGCGAGCCGATCGTCGTTCTCGCCGGGACGATGACGAACCCGAATCTTTGGGTGACCACGGAGATCGGCCTCTCGGACACATTCGCGCTGAACCTGCCCGGCGTTCTCCACATGAGCGTGGGCGGGCACTGGACGACGACGCTCTTCGCGATTCTTCCCGACGGAACGGAGCTCCAGACGGCGGAAACGACGATGGAGATCACGCCGAGCACCGCGGGAGCCGTCACCGGCGCGATCGCGATCAGCGGATTTAATGTTTACACAGAAACCTTCCCGATTATCGAGGCGTACGGAACGCTTGCCGGGCACGTCGACGCCGCCGGATCGCCGGCCGTCGGCGCGGTGGTCAAGGGCTTCGACATGGACATGGCCGAGAAGTGGAGCGCCACCGCGAACTCGCTCGGGAACTACACCGTCGGCGAGGAGATCCTCGTCGCGCCGTACATCGTGACGGTCGACTTCTTCGGCTACCTGCACTACCAAGACACGATGTTCGTGAACTATGGGGCGAACACGTACAACATCGACCTCGCTGCGGCGCCGAGCGGCGTTCTCACGGGCATCATCACGGACGAGGTGTCCGAAGATCCTCTCCTTGCGAGCGTGAAGGTGTACCGAAGCGACAACATGTCGCTCTACACGCAGACCGTGAGCGACTCGATGACCGGCGCGTACACCACCTCGTCCCTCCCGTATTTCGATTACACGGTGGTCGTGAAGGCGTTCCGCCACAAGACGCTCACGATCGGCATCACGATTGACGAGCCGCTCGTCGAGAAGGACTTCGTTCTCGAGCCCACCGTGGGCGATATCCTCGTGCTGAACGACGGGGCGAAGGGGGCGTACAACCCGCCCAAGACCGAGGAGAAGGCGGGAGCGATGATCGCCGACGGCTATCTTTCCGACGACTGCAAGGCGGCCGCCGACATCGTGGCGGACCTCGAGGACATCGGCTACTCGGTGACTCTCGAAGCGGCGACCGCAAGCGATCCGGGGACGTGGCCGAACTACGACCTGCTTATCCTCACGACGGGGAGCAACGTCTCGCCAATCACGAGCGCGGCGCTCCGCTCGAACATCGAGAGCTACGTCCTCGCCGGCGGACACATCCTCGTCGAGGGGGGCGAGATCGGATACGACGCGGCGTCGTATCCTGCCTATCCGACGTTCGCGACGAACGTCCTTCACTCGAACGACTGGAACCACGACCAGAGCGGCAACGTGACGGTCTCCGATCCGACGCATTACGTGATGAGCGTGCCGAACGCCATCACCGGGACGATCACGATGAGCTACTCGGGCTACGGGGATCAGGACGCGATGGTTCCGAACCCCGACGCGCGCAGGGTCGCGTCTTGGTCGACCTACCCGACCGACGCGAGCATCATCGTGTACGACACGAACCCGGCTCCCGAGGGCGGCCAGATCGTCTTCTTCTGCTTCAACTACTCCACGATGGACGCCGCGGTTCGCCCGCTCCTTCTCGAGAACGCGGTGAACTGGCTCATCACGCCGGAGTTCGGCAACTGCTCCGTCTCCGGAACCGCGATCCTCGCCGGGCAGTCGGATCATTCCGGCATCAAGGTTTCGGCGGTTCCGAACGGCGGGTATGTCTACACCGGGCCGACCGGCGCGTACGAGCTGACCGGTCTCTTCGCCGGAACGTACAACATCGTCGCGACCAAGACCGGCTGGGCGACCGACGCGGAAGAGGTGTCGCTCACCTCCGGGCAGCACATGACCGACATCGACTTCGTCCTCACGCCGACCGCGACGGATGACTTCTGCGAAAGCCCGAACCTGTCGATTCCGGACTCGAACCCGGTCGGCGTTCGCGACACGATCCACGTCGTCTCCAAGACGGCCACGGTGAGCGACATCGAGGTGTTCGTGGATATTCTTCACACGTACATCGGCGACCTCATCGTCAACCTGACCTCGCCGGGCGGGACGAATGTGGTTCTGCACAACCGGACGGGAGGAAGCGCGGACAACATCTACGGGTGGTATCCGACGCAGCTCACGCCCGCCGGAAATCTCGACGACTTTATCGGGGACCCGATGAGCGAGAGGTGGATCATTCACGTGTCGGATAATGCCGGGGCCGATCTCGGCACGCTCCGGACATGGTGCGTCCGCATCACCCACGGCATCGAGACCGGCGTCGCGGGCGACAAGCCGGGCGTGCCGAAGACGCTCGCGCTGAAGGGGAACGTCCCGAACCCGTTCAACCCCGCGACGACCATCCTCTTCGATCTGCCGGAAGCGGCTCCGCTCACGCTCGCCGTCTACGAGCCTTCGGGGCGGAAGGTCGCGACGCTCCTTTCCGGACGAATGGAAGCCGGGAGTTATCAGGTACGGTGGATGGGAATCGACGACGAAGGGAAGACGGTCGGAAGCGGCGTCTACTTCTACCGGCTCGAGACCGCCGGCAAGGCGCTCACCGGAAAGATGGTGCTCGTGAAGTAG
- a CDS encoding PEGA domain-containing protein has product MTLGQRSMPCLVAAAVFLLVLAGSANGASAGEETAALDRAIGHYWDGLFSDAVAALDPLADSLEGEKEILAREYLARSLVRLGEEDRGREAFKALLRIRPDWRPDTKVVAGPEMSAFEAALEEYENENLGALSVRTDPTRANVVLDGELEKEPTPVTIERIPAGEHRVRVERDGYAARDTVVTIAAAEIAALDLVLVPIEEHRGPAPFWKKRWVQVTAGGVFGVGLLLALAGGGGDGGGETPSDLPGFPEPPHR; this is encoded by the coding sequence ATGACTCTCGGACAACGGTCGATGCCTTGTCTCGTTGCGGCCGCCGTCTTCCTTCTTGTCCTGGCAGGCTCGGCAAACGGAGCCTCGGCCGGAGAGGAGACGGCCGCGCTCGATCGAGCGATCGGACATTACTGGGACGGTCTCTTCTCGGATGCGGTCGCCGCGCTCGATCCGCTCGCCGATTCGCTCGAAGGCGAGAAAGAGATTCTCGCTCGCGAGTACCTCGCGCGCTCGCTTGTTCGGCTCGGCGAGGAAGATCGCGGCCGCGAGGCGTTCAAGGCGCTTCTTCGGATCCGTCCCGACTGGAGGCCGGACACGAAGGTCGTCGCCGGCCCCGAGATGAGCGCGTTCGAAGCGGCGCTCGAAGAGTACGAAAACGAGAACCTCGGCGCCCTCAGCGTGCGCACCGATCCGACGCGCGCGAACGTTGTGCTCGACGGCGAGCTCGAGAAGGAGCCGACACCGGTCACGATCGAGCGGATCCCCGCCGGAGAGCATCGGGTTCGGGTCGAGAGGGATGGATACGCGGCGCGGGACACGGTTGTGACGATCGCCGCCGCCGAAATCGCCGCGCTCGACCTTGTCCTCGTTCCGATCGAGGAGCATCGCGGGCCGGCGCCCTTCTGGAAGAAGCGGTGGGTGCAGGTGACGGCGGGGGGTGTGTTCGGCGTGGGCCTCCTGCTCGCGCTCGCCGGAGGCGGCGGGGACGGCGGCGGAGAGACGCCCAGCGATCTCCCCGGTTTCCCGGAGCCCCCGCATCGGTAG
- a CDS encoding immune inhibitor A, which translates to MRKDSTGQAPPLVATVIAFAVLLAALPCGARADAIPFDAVGLPLWEIRAYDDFPVRLEVGSFEDLEALLKEAPIAYFDREHIRIVREAEDAYRLVIETRVTDAEARSLTRAGYAYERLPDVEQHVRREMEALWAEQAREGGDRLKFGDRGVYHTYAQIGQILYQAMIDHPAIADTFIIGNTVQGRPIYGIRISDNVGSEEAEPEVRLASTMHGNEPPGLEMLLYLVEFLTNEYGTDADATFLVNNFELHIIPCINPDGRVAGTRNNANGVDLNRNFPVPDGSIGDDGTYTEQIETIHFKNYGYDHHFVISENGHSGALVVNYPWDYTYTLAPDNNAIIKMSLEYSTYNLPMYNGSFPQGITNGAQWYVVKGSLQDWSYHETGAIDVTIEYSNSFQPPASALDSLWTIDNKQSFIHFIKSARYCVNGIVTGSDTGLPLNAEITVAGITKRVFTDPDFGDYYKLLDTGTYDISFAAAGYITKTYYGVSVVWGTPAVFNVVLDPIAYGDVSGYVREVGSGAGLTASIEIRTYPGNQYVATVQSSAANGGYYTVNLMYGEYKFRVSATGHTTEERVVAVDEPSETEDFLLGIVQEAILFQDDFEGGAAKWTGDWALTTESSHTPSHSMTDSPGGNYPANDSSVTTMAYSVDLSSAESCSLSFWAKWVIELNWDCVKLQISTNGGSTWTSIATNYTQPASGQGKQKPSGSPVFEGTQTAWVENRVDLSPWQTASDVRFRFVLLSDGSTQKDGFYFDDFVIKGVQVIVGVAGAPPAATHLLGNVPNPFNPATSIRFDLATDFAVDLLVYDPAGRLVRTLLSSERLGAGAHAISWDGRNDRGEAVSSGVYLFRMTADGKGETRKMTLVR; encoded by the coding sequence ATGCGCAAGGATTCGACCGGACAAGCTCCCCCGCTTGTTGCGACCGTCATCGCGTTCGCGGTTCTTCTCGCGGCCCTCCCGTGCGGCGCGCGGGCGGACGCGATCCCCTTCGACGCGGTGGGGCTTCCTCTCTGGGAGATCCGCGCGTACGACGACTTCCCGGTGCGGCTCGAGGTCGGGAGCTTCGAGGATCTCGAGGCTTTGCTGAAAGAGGCGCCGATCGCCTATTTCGACAGGGAACACATCCGAATCGTGCGCGAGGCGGAGGATGCCTATCGGCTCGTGATCGAGACGCGCGTCACCGATGCCGAGGCGCGCTCGCTCACGAGGGCGGGCTACGCTTACGAGCGACTCCCCGACGTCGAGCAGCACGTACGGCGCGAAATGGAGGCGCTGTGGGCCGAGCAGGCGCGCGAAGGGGGCGACCGCCTGAAGTTCGGCGACCGTGGCGTCTATCACACCTATGCGCAGATCGGGCAGATTCTCTATCAGGCGATGATCGACCATCCGGCGATCGCAGACACCTTCATCATCGGGAACACCGTTCAGGGGCGCCCCATCTACGGCATTCGAATCTCCGACAACGTGGGGAGCGAGGAAGCAGAGCCCGAGGTTCGCCTCGCGAGCACGATGCACGGCAACGAGCCGCCGGGGCTTGAAATGCTCCTCTATCTGGTCGAGTTTCTCACGAACGAGTATGGGACCGATGCGGACGCGACGTTTCTTGTGAACAACTTCGAGCTGCACATCATCCCGTGCATCAACCCGGACGGCCGCGTCGCCGGCACGCGCAACAACGCGAACGGCGTCGACCTCAATCGGAACTTCCCGGTCCCCGACGGATCGATCGGCGACGACGGCACCTACACCGAGCAGATCGAAACGATCCATTTCAAGAACTACGGCTACGACCATCACTTCGTGATCAGCGAGAACGGTCACAGCGGGGCGCTGGTCGTGAACTATCCTTGGGACTACACCTACACGCTCGCCCCCGACAACAACGCGATCATCAAGATGAGCCTCGAGTACTCGACTTACAACCTGCCGATGTACAACGGCTCCTTCCCGCAGGGGATCACGAACGGCGCTCAATGGTACGTCGTGAAGGGAAGCTTGCAGGACTGGTCGTACCACGAGACCGGCGCGATCGACGTCACGATCGAGTACAGCAACTCGTTCCAGCCGCCGGCGAGCGCGCTTGACTCGCTCTGGACGATCGACAACAAACAGAGCTTCATTCACTTCATCAAGTCGGCCCGCTACTGCGTGAACGGAATCGTGACCGGATCGGACACCGGGCTCCCGCTCAACGCGGAGATCACGGTCGCAGGAATCACCAAGCGGGTCTTCACCGATCCCGATTTCGGCGACTACTATAAACTCCTCGACACAGGGACGTACGACATCTCGTTCGCCGCCGCCGGCTACATCACGAAGACCTACTACGGCGTCTCGGTCGTTTGGGGAACGCCGGCGGTCTTTAACGTCGTGCTCGATCCGATCGCCTACGGCGACGTCTCGGGGTACGTGCGCGAGGTGGGGAGCGGCGCCGGCCTCACCGCCTCGATCGAGATCCGCACCTATCCGGGGAACCAGTACGTCGCCACGGTCCAGTCGAGCGCCGCGAACGGCGGCTATTACACGGTGAACCTCATGTACGGGGAGTACAAGTTCCGCGTCTCCGCGACCGGGCACACGACCGAAGAGCGCGTCGTCGCCGTGGATGAGCCGTCGGAAACGGAGGACTTCCTTCTCGGCATCGTTCAAGAGGCGATTCTCTTCCAGGATGATTTCGAGGGCGGCGCCGCGAAGTGGACCGGGGACTGGGCCCTCACGACCGAGTCGAGCCATACGCCGTCCCATTCGATGACCGACAGCCCCGGGGGGAATTACCCGGCGAACGACAGCTCGGTCACGACGATGGCGTACTCCGTCGACCTCTCGTCCGCGGAGAGCTGCTCGCTCTCTTTCTGGGCCAAGTGGGTGATCGAGCTGAACTGGGACTGCGTGAAGCTGCAGATCTCGACGAACGGCGGTTCGACATGGACCTCGATCGCAACGAACTACACGCAGCCCGCCAGCGGCCAGGGGAAGCAGAAGCCGAGCGGGTCGCCGGTCTTCGAGGGGACGCAGACGGCGTGGGTCGAGAACCGCGTCGATCTCTCGCCCTGGCAAACGGCGTCGGACGTCCGGTTCCGGTTCGTTCTTCTTTCCGACGGATCGACGCAGAAAGACGGTTTCTACTTCGACGACTTCGTCATCAAGGGAGTTCAGGTGATCGTCGGCGTCGCGGGCGCGCCTCCGGCCGCCACGCATCTCCTCGGGAACGTCCCGAACCCGTTCAACCCGGCGACGTCGATCCGCTTCGACCTCGCGACGGACTTCGCCGTAGACCTTCTCGTCTACGATCCCGCGGGGCGTCTCGTGCGGACGCTGCTTTCCTCCGAGCGTCTCGGAGCGGGCGCGCATGCGATTTCTTGGGATGGGAGAAACGACCGGGGCGAGGCGGTCTCCTCCGGCGTCTATCTCTTCCGCATGACGGCGGACGGCAAGGGCGAGACGCGCAAGATGACGTTGGTTCGGTAG